A portion of the Haemorhous mexicanus isolate bHaeMex1 chromosome 3, bHaeMex1.pri, whole genome shotgun sequence genome contains these proteins:
- the ODC1 gene encoding ornithine decarboxylase produces MSNFSKEEFELTFLDEGFTAKDILDQKINEVSSSDDKDAFYVADLGDIVKKHMRWHKALPRVTPFYAVKCNDSKAVVKTLAVLGAGFDCASKTEIQLVQSIGVPPERIIYANPCKQVSQIKHAASSGVQMMTFDSEVELMKVARAHPKAKLVLRITTDDSKAVCRLSVKFGATLKTSRLLLERAKELDLAIVGVSFHVGSGCTDPETFVQAISDARCVFDMGAELGFNMYLLDIGGGFPGSEDVKLKFEEITSVINPALDKYFPSDSGINIIAEPGRYYVASAFTLAVNIIAKKIVLKEQTGSDDEDDANDKTLMYYVNDGVYGSFNCILYDHAHVKPVLQKRPKPDDSCYSCSIWGPTCDGLDRIVERFNMPELQVGDWILFENMGAYTVAAASTFNGFQRPTIHYVMSRPAWQLMQQIKEQGFLAEVEEQDVASLPVSCAWESGIEYPATCASASINV; encoded by the exons ATGAGTAACTTCAGCAAAGAAGAATTTGAGCTGACCTTCCTTGATGAAGGCTTTACTGCCAAGGATATCCTTGaccaaaaaataaatgaagtgtCATCTTCT GATGATAAAGATGCCTTCTATGTTGCTGACCTCGGGGACATTGTGAAGAAGCACATGCGGTGGCATAAGGCCCTTCCTCGGGTGACCCCCTTCTATGCTGTAAAATGCAACGACAGCAAAGCTGTTGTGAAGACACTTGCTGTTCTTGGGGCAGGATTTGATTGTGCTAGTAAG ACTGAAATACAACTGGTACAAAGCATTGGTGTGCCTCCTGAGCGAATAATATATGCAAATCCCTGCAAACAAGTATCTCAAATCAAACATGCTGCCAGCAGCGGTGTGCAGATGATGACATTTGATAGTGAAGTAGAACTAATGAAAGTTGCAAGGGCCCATCCAAAAGCCAA GTTAGTCTTGCGCATTACCACCGATGACTCCAAAGCAGTCTGTCGTCTGAGTGTTAAATTTGGGGCTACACTTAAGACCAGCAGGCTTCTTCTGGAGCGTGCAAAAGAACTTGACCTTGCCATTGTTGGAGTTAG TTTCCATGTTGGAAGTGGATGTACAGACCCAGAGACCTTTGTTCAAGCCATTTCTGATGCCCGCTGTGTGTTTGATATGGGA GCTGAACTTGGCTTCAATATGTATCTGCTTGACATTGGTGGTGGCTTCCCTGGCTCTGAAGATGTCAAGCTTAAATTTGAAGAG ATCACAAGTGTAATCAACCCAGCACTGGATAAATACTTCCCTTCAGATTCTGGAATAAATATTATTGCAGAGCCAGGAAGATACTATGTTGCGTCAGCATTCACGCTGGCAGTCAACATCATTGCAAAGAAAATTGTGTTAAAGGAGCAAACAGGTTCTGATG ATGAAGATGATGCAAATGACAAAACTCTGATGTACTACGTGAATGATGGAGTCTATGGATCGTTCAACTGCATCTTGTATGATCATGCCCATGTTAAGCCAGTCCTGCAAAAG CGGCCTAAGCCAGATGACAGCTGCTACTCCTGCAGCATTTGGGGACCAACGTGTGATGGCTTAGATCGGATTGTTGAGAGGTTCAATATGCCCGAGCTGCAAGTTGGTGACTGGATCCTGTTTGAAAACATGGGTGCCTATACTGTTGCTGCAGCTTCTACTTTCAATGGATTCCAGAGGCCAACAATACACTATGTGATGTCAAGACCAGCATG gCAACTAATGCAGCAGATCAAGGAGCAGGGGTTCCTAGCTGAGGTGGAGGAGCAGGATGTTGCTAGTCTGCCAGTCTCTTGTGCCTGGGAAAGTGGAATTGAATATCCAGCAACTTGTGCTTCAGCTAGTATTAATGTATAG